A single genomic interval of Kineosporia corallincola harbors:
- a CDS encoding serine/threonine-protein kinase produces the protein MTESTPGMDAEASRLVETIPELDGVTGMKAVASGGFSRIYKAFQPALNRTVAIKIVDSGGLDPKTRERFSREMGMTGMLGEHPHIVDVYHHGVARTGEPFLMMRWYEGGSLADGLRESGPMPTAVLLPFAVKVTSALAYVHRNQLLHRDIKPGNILLTALNEPVLADFGIAVDAQQAGTATVAWTPVHAAPEVMAYEEPTPRSDVWSLGSTLYAALAGRPPFPVDPGNTLASIQQRFHAAPPPLVRTDVPTSLTDLLTQMLATSAADRPDPVAIITRLQQIERDCGLPVTSAPGVITAPPAARPGQGAPFPGADLRGYPDSAGGFGHQGGSGAAGQPGAAGQPGAAGQPGAAGQPGAAGQRGAAGQPGAAGQRGAAEQRGAAGPRGAAGPRGAAGSPGAVGRSVGAGSPDAARQPSGAGRPGRADQAGFGARPGSEHRPRPENQPGPENQPGPEYRPRPGDRRDRAAQPGPLDWLDEPSGPPSDRAARPEGRQGSGRDRPVQPSHDVGGPMLFPPELSPGANSMAPYDEAALAPEHHAAPVRSGLNANPDTATALSPDAAGRWDKGTRRSWRRRLITATVGGFSTLVVVLVVMAFLMPREDDGTTATPETTASFVAPVVSGLRRTESSPTTITIAWHTQGPYQYKHRVVIEDGETVWLEDDEVSAGEAVLTGLKPGTRYCMTVDVIYAAPQTPGVDQEYAVSSSERKCFRTST, from the coding sequence ATGACGGAGAGCACCCCCGGAATGGACGCCGAGGCCTCCCGCCTGGTCGAGACGATTCCCGAGCTCGACGGCGTCACCGGTATGAAAGCCGTGGCCAGTGGCGGGTTCAGCCGCATCTACAAGGCGTTCCAGCCGGCCCTGAACCGCACCGTCGCGATCAAGATCGTCGACTCCGGCGGCCTCGACCCGAAGACCCGGGAACGGTTCAGCCGCGAGATGGGCATGACCGGCATGCTGGGGGAGCACCCCCACATCGTCGACGTGTACCACCACGGCGTCGCCCGCACCGGTGAGCCGTTCCTGATGATGCGCTGGTACGAGGGCGGTTCGCTGGCCGACGGCCTGCGTGAGAGCGGGCCGATGCCGACGGCGGTGCTGCTGCCGTTCGCCGTGAAGGTCACCTCCGCGCTGGCCTACGTGCACCGGAACCAGCTGCTGCACCGCGACATCAAGCCGGGCAACATCCTGCTCACGGCCCTGAACGAGCCGGTGCTCGCGGACTTCGGCATCGCCGTGGACGCTCAGCAGGCCGGCACCGCCACCGTGGCCTGGACGCCGGTGCACGCCGCGCCCGAGGTGATGGCGTACGAGGAGCCGACCCCCCGCTCGGACGTCTGGTCGCTGGGTTCCACGCTGTACGCGGCGCTGGCCGGGCGGCCGCCGTTCCCGGTCGACCCGGGCAACACGCTCGCGTCGATCCAGCAGCGCTTCCACGCCGCGCCGCCCCCTCTGGTGCGCACCGACGTCCCCACGTCGCTCACCGACCTGCTCACCCAGATGCTCGCGACCTCGGCCGCCGACCGGCCGGACCCGGTCGCGATCATCACCCGGCTCCAGCAGATCGAGCGCGACTGCGGGCTTCCGGTCACCAGTGCGCCGGGCGTGATCACGGCGCCGCCGGCGGCCCGGCCCGGCCAGGGAGCGCCCTTCCCCGGGGCGGACCTGCGGGGATACCCCGACTCGGCAGGCGGTTTCGGGCATCAGGGTGGTTCGGGCGCTGCCGGACAGCCGGGCGCTGCCGGACAGCCGGGCGCTGCCGGACAGCCGGGTGCTGCCGGACAGCCGGGTGCTGCGGGACAGCGGGGTGCTGCCGGGCAGCCGGGTGCTGCCGGACAGCGGGGCGCTGCGGAACAGCGGGGTGCTGCCGGGCCGCGGGGCGCTGCCGGGCCGCGGGGCGCTGCGGGATCGCCGGGTGCCGTGGGGCGATCCGTCGGTGCGGGATCGCCGGACGCAGCCAGGCAACCGAGTGGTGCGGGGCGACCCGGCCGTGCGGATCAGGCCGGCTTCGGTGCCCGGCCCGGTTCCGAACACCGGCCCAGGCCGGAGAACCAGCCCGGTCCCGAGAACCAGCCCGGTCCCGAATACCGGCCCAGGCCAGGCGATCGGCGGGATCGGGCCGCTCAGCCCGGTCCGCTCGACTGGCTGGACGAGCCGAGCGGACCGCCCTCCGATCGAGCAGCCCGCCCGGAGGGCCGGCAGGGTTCCGGCCGGGACCGGCCCGTGCAGCCGTCCCACGACGTGGGCGGCCCGATGCTGTTCCCGCCGGAGCTGTCGCCCGGCGCGAACTCGATGGCCCCGTACGACGAAGCGGCCCTGGCGCCGGAACATCACGCGGCGCCGGTCCGCTCCGGGCTGAACGCAAACCCTGACACCGCAACGGCTCTGAGCCCCGATGCAGCCGGGAGGTGGGACAAGGGGACGCGGCGTTCGTGGCGGCGGCGCCTGATCACGGCCACCGTGGGCGGGTTCTCGACCCTCGTCGTGGTGCTCGTGGTCATGGCCTTCCTCATGCCCCGTGAGGACGACGGGACCACCGCGACGCCCGAGACGACGGCGTCCTTCGTCGCCCCCGTGGTCAGCGGGCTGCGCCGGACCGAGAGCAGCCCGACCACGATCACCATCGCCTGGCACACCCAGGGGCCCTACCAGTACAAGCACCGGGTCGTGATCGAGGACGGTGAGACCGTGTGGCTGGAGGACGACGAGGTCAGCGCGGGTGAGGCGGTGCTGACAGGGCTGAAACCCGGCACCCGGTACTGCATGACGGTGGACGTGATCTACGCCGCGCCGCAGACGCCGGGGGTGGACCAGGAGTACGCGGTTTCGTCGTCCGAACGCAAGTGTTTCAGGACGAGCACATGA